One window from the genome of Spirosoma rhododendri encodes:
- a CDS encoding COG1470 family protein: protein MRDSITIVTGSTFTNQLTLTNTGTKPQDVRLAIDSPEAVTMLASVPDKLQLAPGEKRLIPIKGLLHRQIISANAPVRVRMSDAAGNPIQFVACQLIAKGSVTAAVSLYTPQETMLLYAANDAARLPLHLTHNRADAETYTIEISALPQGMAPASFPTTIALKPRQDTILTVTAVPLRQWSANTPYQLIVTVRDRQKAIVGSVVYKMVVAVADKVYQDALPTTGSGYGASVALTRFSTNQWARETRVWGTDSVGKARLEMNLHYLDYGTDHFRQLQNSYIALTTAQTAVRLGSVYDFHELPLFGRGLKISTGPTDRQWTFWAVNANHNWLSSDRNAWRGNVYSARYDRQLAKLPGAALSLSTSHYTLADVQRAGYLTFASFRYNHSDRHSMQIMAGQSVEFAPHRASSAQVTGWAGQLEYAYQRERFSWQLRSYKSSPAYAGLQRGATLLYSQLFWQPAPVTTVLARLNYLSYDRVAYTSPTDFARHRFGNAVAEVSMSHRIGSLTMSARPYWFSQRDEENPVSQRADAFRLAPVIAYRRRSDQYLELTYDVGRFYGRTDQGPSAGILSQRVVSSLGIGRFNVWGYWQKGPYYLFDLRTTYPGLITTTSLTPTVSFALLNRRLSGSVGLNYLYNATTTDARYTAVGRVQYDATPNLSVYLSGNGTPYSEQPEFAYSQYRMEIVQRFNRLQAKRHGKLQLAFFEDANGNGSRDADERWMDSLLVRVNDNTLLTNASGRVVYRHIPPGTYAVSAISTGRIGDPVLYQEQLTIVRSVSKEVPLSRTFRIAGRLQCQTSAYDHQPCQFSRFSLDVRQNQQSIATVAPLPDGTFSVHLSPGTYTLLLHDYGRQPHTTVKALSLTVSNTGQYPAIDWTVDGSTRPVEIKRFSTSK from the coding sequence TTGCGCGATTCTATTACCATCGTAACCGGCAGTACATTTACCAATCAACTCACGTTAACAAATACAGGTACGAAGCCGCAGGATGTGCGGTTGGCCATCGATTCGCCCGAAGCCGTGACCATGTTGGCCAGCGTACCCGATAAGCTACAACTGGCACCTGGCGAAAAGCGGCTGATCCCGATCAAAGGGCTGTTGCATCGGCAGATAATCTCGGCAAATGCACCCGTTCGTGTCCGGATGAGCGACGCTGCCGGTAATCCGATTCAGTTCGTCGCGTGTCAGCTAATCGCGAAGGGGTCCGTGACGGCGGCCGTCAGTTTATACACTCCGCAGGAAACAATGCTGCTGTATGCCGCCAATGACGCAGCTCGGTTGCCCCTGCATTTGACGCACAACCGGGCCGACGCAGAAACATACACGATCGAAATATCGGCACTGCCGCAGGGGATGGCCCCCGCTTCGTTTCCCACGACGATTGCCCTGAAACCGCGTCAGGATACCATACTGACTGTTACCGCCGTCCCGCTGCGGCAATGGTCGGCCAATACGCCCTACCAGCTGATCGTCACGGTCAGAGATCGTCAGAAGGCGATTGTTGGTAGTGTGGTCTATAAAATGGTGGTTGCCGTGGCCGATAAAGTGTATCAGGATGCGCTGCCAACGACCGGGTCTGGCTACGGAGCCAGTGTGGCGCTTACGCGGTTTAGCACCAACCAGTGGGCGCGCGAAACACGCGTCTGGGGAACAGACTCCGTTGGTAAGGCCCGGCTTGAGATGAATCTACATTATCTCGATTACGGAACCGATCACTTTCGCCAGCTGCAAAATTCGTACATCGCCCTCACGACAGCGCAGACGGCCGTTCGGCTGGGAAGTGTCTACGATTTTCACGAACTGCCGCTTTTTGGTCGTGGGTTAAAAATAAGCACCGGGCCTACCGACCGGCAATGGACATTCTGGGCGGTCAACGCCAATCATAACTGGCTCAGTAGCGACCGAAATGCCTGGCGGGGCAATGTGTACTCGGCCCGGTACGACCGACAGCTGGCGAAACTGCCGGGGGCGGCTTTGTCGCTGAGCACGAGCCATTACACGCTGGCCGATGTTCAGCGGGCGGGCTACCTTACGTTCGCGTCGTTTCGATACAACCATAGCGACCGGCATTCGATGCAAATCATGGCCGGGCAAAGCGTGGAATTTGCCCCGCATCGTGCTTCGTCGGCGCAGGTGACTGGCTGGGCGGGGCAACTGGAGTACGCGTATCAGCGGGAGAGGTTTAGCTGGCAACTGCGTTCGTACAAAAGCAGTCCGGCCTATGCTGGCCTGCAACGGGGCGCGACACTGCTGTATAGCCAGCTTTTCTGGCAACCGGCGCCCGTTACCACCGTGCTGGCCCGGCTCAATTACCTGTCGTATGACCGCGTTGCCTACACGTCGCCGACTGACTTTGCGCGGCATCGATTTGGTAATGCAGTCGCCGAAGTAAGTATGAGTCACCGTATTGGCTCGCTGACGATGAGTGCCCGACCGTACTGGTTCTCGCAGCGCGACGAAGAAAATCCAGTCAGTCAGCGCGCCGATGCATTCCGGCTTGCCCCGGTCATTGCGTACCGACGCCGATCCGATCAGTATCTTGAGTTGACGTACGACGTCGGCCGATTTTATGGTCGTACCGATCAGGGGCCGTCGGCAGGAATCCTTAGTCAGCGGGTCGTATCGTCGCTCGGCATTGGCCGGTTCAACGTGTGGGGGTACTGGCAGAAAGGGCCTTACTATCTGTTTGACCTGCGAACGACTTACCCCGGCCTGATTACGACGACGTCGCTGACGCCAACGGTTTCCTTCGCGCTGCTCAACAGGCGGCTCAGCGGGTCGGTCGGGCTGAATTACTTGTACAACGCCACCACGACAGATGCCCGGTACACCGCCGTTGGCCGGGTGCAGTACGACGCTACGCCCAATCTGTCGGTCTACCTGTCGGGTAACGGGACGCCGTATAGCGAGCAGCCGGAGTTTGCCTACAGCCAGTACCGGATGGAGATTGTGCAGCGGTTCAACCGCTTGCAGGCCAAACGGCACGGTAAACTACAGCTCGCTTTCTTTGAGGATGCCAACGGCAACGGCAGCCGCGATGCCGACGAGCGATGGATGGACAGCCTGCTCGTTCGGGTCAATGACAACACGTTGCTGACCAACGCCAGCGGCCGCGTCGTCTACCGCCACATACCACCGGGGACGTACGCTGTTTCGGCGATCAGTACCGGTCGGATCGGTGATCCAGTATTGTACCAGGAGCAACTAACCATCGTCCGGTCCGTCAGCAAAGAGGTGCCCCTGTCGAGAACGTTTCGTATTGCCGGGCGGCTGCAATGCCAGACCAGTGCATACGACCACCAGCCCTGTCAGTTCAGCCGGTTCAGCCTCGACGTCCGGCAAAATCAGCAATCGATTGCTACCGTTGCGCCCCTGCC
- a CDS encoding helix-turn-helix domain-containing protein, whose protein sequence is MAIYKQADYEALRRRCVELKQAGWKQADIARAFGLTQGWVSQTLKTYREQGEAGLMTGKRTGAPSRLTADQLDQLTKELAKGAEQHGFSGQVWTRPRINDVINKLFGVSYDPSQIGRLLKKVGWSRQKPARQARQQDPQAVANWQAERLPALKKSAD, encoded by the coding sequence ATGGCTATCTATAAACAAGCGGATTACGAAGCGCTGCGTCGGCGGTGCGTCGAACTTAAACAGGCAGGCTGGAAACAGGCCGATATTGCTCGGGCCTTTGGCTTGACACAGGGCTGGGTCAGCCAAACACTGAAAACCTACCGTGAGCAAGGCGAAGCAGGCCTAATGACCGGTAAACGCACCGGAGCCCCGTCCCGGCTGACGGCGGATCAACTCGACCAACTGACAAAAGAACTGGCCAAGGGGGCTGAGCAACACGGTTTTTCAGGCCAAGTGTGGACCCGGCCCCGTATTAATGATGTGATTAACAAGCTTTTTGGTGTTAGCTATGACCCCTCTCAAATTGGACGGCTGCTTAAGAAAGTAGGCTGGAGTCGGCAGAAACCGGCTCGGCAAGCTCGCCAGCAGGACCCGCAGGCCGTGGCCAACTGGCAAGCCGAGCGACTGCCTGCGCTCAAAAAAAGCGCAGATTGA